The Paenibacillus sp. FSL R7-0204 genome includes a region encoding these proteins:
- a CDS encoding chemotaxis protein CheC: MELFKNFKDFKMDVLKEVGNIGAGNAATALSQLLNKPIDMAVPKVQLLSFEEITDKVGGAEELVYAVFLRVEGEAPGNLFFILTPEAASNLLSRIAGIEVSGGDELSEMELSALSEIGNILAGSYLSSLADFTSLTMYPTVPALAMDMAGAILGYGLLQFGQMGDDALLIDTTFLEGQNEIEGQFFLIPDPESFPKIFKALGVPFDND, encoded by the coding sequence ATGGAGCTATTCAAGAATTTCAAAGACTTCAAAATGGATGTGCTTAAGGAAGTAGGGAATATCGGGGCCGGCAATGCAGCCACCGCCTTGTCCCAACTGCTTAATAAGCCGATTGACATGGCCGTGCCTAAGGTACAACTGCTCAGCTTCGAGGAAATCACCGATAAGGTGGGCGGTGCGGAGGAACTGGTATACGCGGTGTTCCTGCGTGTGGAAGGTGAAGCTCCAGGTAACCTGTTCTTCATTCTTACCCCGGAAGCGGCAAGCAACCTGCTCAGCCGGATTGCCGGCATTGAAGTCTCCGGCGGCGATGAACTGAGTGAGATGGAGTTATCGGCACTAAGCGAGATCGGCAATATTCTGGCCGGCTCTTATCTCTCTTCCCTGGCGGACTTCACATCCCTGACCATGTATCCGACAGTGCCGGCGCTTGCGATGGATATGGCCGGAGCCATTCTTGGCTACGGGCTGCTGCAGTTCGGTCAGATGGGCGATGATGCGCTGCTGATCGATACGACATTTTTAGAAGGCCAAAATGAAATTGAAGGACAATTCTTCCTTATTCCCGATCCGGAATCGTTCCCCAAAATATTCAAGGCTTTAGGAGTACCGTTCGACAATGATTGA
- a CDS encoding DUF342 domain-containing protein, with protein sequence MIGQYILSQYLSITFSEDKGIAYLQFTKKDENFTCSVEDLESFLFSHNIRFGIQHDIVQRISSNPEEYFWNRVPIAIGQPAVNGKDGRIVLTVDMEEDRKPLEKEDGKVDYKELVRLHNVRKGQLIAKVIPAENGVSGKMVTGEELPFRAGKEAHFKVGKNVLVDQEETSMYSAIDGLVTLTDKGKINVFPVYEINGDVDYSTGNIDFVGTVVIRGNVLTGFTVKSAGDIRVVGGVEGAELISGGSIEITGGIIGYNKGLVSAGKNVKVSFIQDGNVVAGEDIIVSQSIMHSSIRAGHDVLCNGAKGLIVGGIVQAGERVIARTIGNTMSTATAIEVGVVPELRNEINELRQELRQLLENEDKTNKALYLLNQLANNGQLSPDKVALRVKLNATKQSHMRDEKRIKERVLEIERMLEDTGRAKVDVVKTIYGGSKIVIGRYTRFVKDPTERVSFIYSEGDITIIPYV encoded by the coding sequence TTGATCGGTCAATATATATTGAGCCAATACCTGAGCATTACTTTTTCGGAGGATAAGGGAATTGCATACCTTCAGTTCACCAAGAAGGATGAGAATTTCACCTGTTCGGTCGAGGACCTTGAGAGCTTCCTGTTCAGTCACAATATTCGTTTCGGTATCCAGCACGATATTGTTCAGCGGATTAGCAGCAACCCGGAAGAATATTTCTGGAACCGGGTGCCTATCGCGATTGGACAGCCTGCTGTCAATGGTAAGGACGGCCGGATCGTGCTGACCGTTGATATGGAGGAAGACCGCAAGCCTCTGGAGAAAGAGGATGGCAAGGTGGATTACAAAGAACTGGTCCGGCTGCATAACGTAAGGAAGGGCCAGCTTATTGCCAAGGTTATTCCGGCAGAGAACGGCGTGAGCGGCAAAATGGTAACCGGGGAGGAGCTTCCGTTCCGGGCAGGGAAGGAGGCTCATTTCAAGGTAGGCAAGAATGTGCTGGTAGATCAGGAAGAGACCTCCATGTATTCGGCGATTGACGGATTGGTTACGCTGACAGACAAGGGCAAAATCAATGTATTTCCGGTGTATGAAATCAATGGGGATGTAGATTACAGCACAGGGAATATTGATTTCGTAGGCACAGTGGTCATCCGCGGCAATGTGCTAACCGGCTTCACCGTCAAATCCGCAGGAGATATCCGGGTGGTCGGCGGGGTAGAGGGGGCCGAACTGATATCGGGCGGTTCTATCGAGATTACGGGCGGCATCATCGGATATAATAAAGGCCTCGTAAGCGCCGGTAAAAATGTTAAGGTCTCGTTCATTCAAGATGGCAATGTTGTTGCCGGGGAGGATATTATTGTCTCCCAAAGCATTATGCATTCCAGCATCCGTGCAGGCCATGATGTGCTGTGTAACGGGGCCAAAGGCTTAATCGTCGGCGGCATCGTACAGGCAGGCGAGCGTGTGATCGCCCGTACCATTGGCAATACCATGTCTACAGCTACAGCGATTGAAGTGGGCGTTGTTCCCGAGCTGAGAAATGAGATCAACGAACTGCGCCAGGAGCTCCGGCAGCTTCTCGAGAATGAGGACAAGACCAATAAGGCGCTGTATCTGCTTAATCAGCTGGCGAACAATGGGCAGCTATCGCCGGATAAGGTGGCGCTTCGCGTCAAGCTTAATGCAACCAAGCAATCCCATATGCGTGATGAAAAGAGAATTAAAGAGCGTGTGCTGGAGATCGAGCGCATGCTGGAGGACACCGGCAGAGCTAAGGTTGATGTCGTCAAGACGATCTATGGAGGCTCTAAAATCGTAATCGGCAGATACACCAGGTTCGTCAAAGACCCGACGGAGCGGGTATCCTTCATTTACAGTGAAGGGGATATAACCATAATACCGTATGTATAA
- the pyrH gene encoding UMP kinase has product MEQPVFKRVVLKVSGESLAGQNGYGIDADTIISIAEQVKEVVELGVQVAIVCGGGNIWRGIAGSASGIDRATADYMGMLATVMNSLALQDALEQIDVPTRVQTSIAMQQIAEPYIRRRAIRHLEKGRVVIFAAGTGNPFFSTDTTAALRAAEIEAEVILMAKNKVDGVYSADPFKDSTAVKYEQLTYMDILNKNLGVMDSTASSLCMDNNIPLIVFAITEQGNIKRVVLGEKIGTIVKGSVN; this is encoded by the coding sequence TTGGAACAACCGGTATTTAAGAGAGTAGTCCTTAAGGTAAGCGGTGAATCGCTCGCTGGACAGAATGGCTATGGCATCGATGCCGATACGATCATCTCTATTGCAGAGCAGGTCAAGGAAGTCGTGGAGCTTGGAGTTCAGGTTGCGATTGTTTGCGGCGGAGGCAACATCTGGCGCGGAATCGCCGGAAGTGCAAGCGGTATTGACCGGGCAACAGCCGATTATATGGGAATGCTGGCAACAGTGATGAACTCGCTGGCATTGCAGGACGCTCTGGAGCAAATCGATGTCCCTACCCGGGTTCAGACCTCTATCGCCATGCAGCAGATTGCTGAGCCCTATATCCGCCGCCGGGCGATCCGGCATCTGGAGAAGGGCCGCGTAGTTATTTTTGCCGCAGGGACAGGGAATCCGTTCTTCTCGACCGATACTACGGCAGCGCTTAGAGCAGCCGAGATTGAAGCCGAGGTTATCCTCATGGCCAAGAATAAGGTAGACGGCGTCTACTCAGCAGATCCGTTCAAGGACAGCACAGCCGTTAAATACGAGCAGCTGACTTACATGGATATTCTGAACAAAAACCTGGGGGTTATGGATTCTACCGCTTCCTCACTCTGCATGGATAATAATATACCGCTCATTGTGTTTGCTATTACAGAGCAAGGCAATATTAAACGCGTCGTTCTCGGCGAAAAGATCGGGACGATCGTTAAAGGGAGTGTAAATTAA
- a CDS encoding isoprenyl transferase, giving the protein MIKRIQEWLSRKDRQEPVEISPDNIPRHIAIIMDGNGRWAKRRGMPRVVGHQNGMKAVKRATIAANDLGVEFLTLYAFSTENWSRPKDEVDFLMRLPVEFLAIELDELIEKNVQVRVMGDTDSLPSHTRKAMEEAVARTQSNTGLILNFALNYGGRKEIEDCMRGMGKDIQAGILSPEEITPELIDSRMLSSGLPDPDLLIRTSGEMRLSNFMLWQIAYSEFWFTDAYWPEFDKTHLIQAVTEYQRRTRRYGGLK; this is encoded by the coding sequence ATGATCAAACGGATTCAAGAATGGCTGAGCCGTAAAGACAGGCAGGAGCCAGTCGAGATTTCCCCGGATAATATTCCCCGGCACATTGCGATAATTATGGATGGCAACGGGCGCTGGGCGAAACGGCGCGGTATGCCCCGGGTTGTGGGCCATCAGAACGGAATGAAGGCGGTCAAACGTGCTACGATTGCCGCGAATGACCTGGGCGTTGAATTCTTGACTCTGTATGCTTTTTCTACGGAGAACTGGAGCCGGCCGAAGGATGAAGTGGATTTCCTGATGCGTCTCCCCGTTGAATTCCTCGCGATTGAACTGGACGAATTAATTGAAAAGAATGTACAGGTTCGCGTAATGGGCGATACCGACTCGCTGCCTTCCCATACGCGCAAAGCGATGGAAGAAGCGGTAGCCCGCACACAGAGCAATACCGGACTTATTCTGAATTTTGCGCTTAATTACGGCGGGCGTAAGGAAATTGAGGATTGTATGCGCGGCATGGGCAAGGATATCCAGGCAGGAATCCTGTCACCTGAAGAAATCACTCCAGAGCTGATTGACAGCAGAATGTTGTCCAGCGGCTTGCCTGATCCTGACCTGCTGATTCGTACCAGCGGAGAGATGCGGCTCAGTAATTTTATGCTGTGGCAAATCGCATACAGTGAATTTTGGTTTACGGATGCATACTGGCCGGAATTCGATAAGACGCATCTGATCCAGGCTGTGACTGAGTATCAGCGCCGCACACGCCGTTATGGTGGATTGAAGTAG
- a CDS encoding phosphatidate cytidylyltransferase — translation MKQRLITGIVAGALFLGLCYWGGWPYQLMLTAMALIGYYEFVKMTGTATFRLTAVFGYASVVGFMIPWDLLEMKKLFSWEQGIWLVLLLFLLVTVFSKNKLDIKITAMMFTGIVYIGMGFSYMGIARGAGDGHGLFWTILLLCCIWGSDAGAYFVGRSFGKNKLWPAISPNKTIEGALGGVLISAVISIVFALLVPDLLTIGRALLIGIACAVLGQLGDLVQSAYKRVYGIKDSGSLLPGHGGILDRCDSWIIVFPFVHIVMLMPYY, via the coding sequence TTGAAGCAGCGATTGATTACCGGAATTGTTGCCGGGGCCTTGTTTTTAGGGTTATGCTATTGGGGTGGCTGGCCGTATCAGCTGATGCTGACTGCGATGGCCCTCATCGGCTATTATGAATTTGTGAAAATGACGGGTACAGCAACCTTCAGATTAACTGCTGTATTTGGTTATGCCTCTGTAGTAGGCTTTATGATTCCTTGGGACCTCCTGGAAATGAAAAAGCTATTCTCCTGGGAACAGGGGATATGGCTGGTATTGCTGCTGTTCCTGCTGGTCACTGTGTTCAGTAAGAATAAGTTGGATATCAAAATCACCGCAATGATGTTCACAGGCATTGTTTACATAGGAATGGGGTTCTCGTATATGGGAATCGCCCGCGGTGCGGGTGATGGTCATGGCCTCTTCTGGACAATCCTGCTGCTGTGTTGTATATGGGGCAGTGATGCCGGAGCCTATTTTGTCGGCAGAAGCTTCGGGAAGAACAAACTGTGGCCTGCGATCAGTCCTAACAAGACTATTGAGGGCGCTCTTGGCGGAGTATTGATTTCTGCTGTCATATCGATTGTGTTTGCTTTACTGGTTCCTGATCTGTTGACCATTGGACGTGCGCTGCTGATTGGAATTGCTTGCGCGGTGCTCGGTCAGCTCGGAGATCTTGTACAATCTGCCTATAAACGGGTGTACGGTATTAAGGATTCAGGCTCACTCTTGCCGGGTCACGGAGGCATCCTGGACCGCTGCGACAGCTGGATCATCGTATTTCCTTTCGTACATATCGTAATGCTGATGCCTTACTATTAA
- the rpsB gene encoding 30S ribosomal protein S2 — protein MAVISMKQLLEAGVHFGHQTRRWNPKMDRYIFTERNGIYIIDLQKTVKKVEEAYNFVKSVAGDNGTILFVGTKKQAQDSVKEEAERSGMFFINQRWLGGTLTNFQTIQKRIDRLKKLEAWEEDGTFAVLPKKEVILLRKEKDRLEKFLGGIKNMNGLPSALFIIDPRKERIAVAEARKLGIPIVAIVDTNCDPDEIDYVIPGNDDAIRAVKLLTGKMADAVVEAHQGEDTTTA, from the coding sequence ATGGCAGTAATCTCCATGAAGCAGCTTCTCGAAGCTGGGGTACACTTCGGTCATCAGACTCGTCGTTGGAATCCAAAGATGGATCGTTATATCTTCACTGAAAGAAACGGAATTTACATTATTGACTTGCAAAAAACAGTCAAGAAGGTAGAGGAAGCTTACAACTTTGTAAAGAGCGTCGCTGGCGACAACGGCACAATCCTATTCGTAGGAACAAAGAAGCAGGCACAGGATTCCGTGAAAGAAGAAGCTGAACGTTCGGGTATGTTCTTCATTAACCAGCGTTGGCTCGGTGGTACCCTGACTAACTTCCAGACCATTCAGAAGCGTATTGACCGCCTGAAGAAATTGGAAGCTTGGGAAGAAGACGGTACCTTCGCAGTATTGCCTAAGAAAGAAGTTATCCTTCTCCGCAAAGAGAAAGATCGTCTTGAGAAATTCCTGGGCGGTATCAAGAACATGAATGGTCTTCCAAGCGCGCTGTTCATCATTGACCCGCGTAAAGAGCGCATTGCAGTAGCAGAAGCTCGCAAATTGGGTATTCCTATCGTAGCTATCGTTGATACTAACTGCGATCCGGACGAAATTGACTACGTAATCCCAGGCAATGACGACGCTATCCGCGCCGTGAAGCTCTTGACTGGTAAGATGGCTGATGCTGTTGTTGAAGCTCATCAGGGCGAAGACACAACTACAGCTTAA
- a CDS encoding chemotaxis protein CheD produces MIEEQSIIKVGMADLNVGSQDSLIRTTGLGSCVGLTLFDPGKKLAGMAHVMLPSSEIAREGQLNIAKFADTAVPELLARLLGLGAVRSRIVAKMAGGSQMFAFAGGSDTMRIGPRNVESCKLALDNLRIPLIAEDTGGNYGRTIEISCTTGVIFIRSVQKGPKEI; encoded by the coding sequence ATGATTGAAGAGCAGAGCATCATTAAAGTAGGTATGGCAGATCTGAACGTAGGCAGCCAGGACAGCCTTATACGTACGACGGGTCTTGGCTCCTGCGTAGGTCTGACTCTGTTTGATCCCGGTAAAAAGCTGGCGGGGATGGCTCATGTTATGCTGCCCTCGTCAGAGATTGCCCGGGAGGGGCAGCTGAATATCGCCAAGTTCGCAGATACTGCTGTGCCTGAGCTTTTGGCCCGCCTGCTGGGGCTGGGGGCGGTTAGAAGCCGGATTGTGGCCAAGATGGCCGGAGGCTCGCAGATGTTTGCTTTTGCCGGAGGGAGTGACACCATGAGGATCGGGCCTCGGAATGTGGAATCCTGCAAGCTTGCTCTGGACAACCTTCGTATTCCGCTTATCGCGGAGGACACGGGTGGCAATTATGGGCGCACGATAGAAATCTCCTGTACCACCGGAGTGATTTTTATCCGCAGCGTTCAAAAAGGCCCGAAGGAAATTTAG
- a CDS encoding FliA/WhiG family RNA polymerase sigma factor, protein MNERKAAQSETDLLWEQWKEYGDPEAKKKLIESYLHIVDYVSSRLAVGLPKNVSKDDLASNGVMGLIDAIEKFDYKRGLQFQTYASWRVRGAILDSLRQSDWVPRSVREKAKKIEDAYQQLEQKYLRSVSDDEMSQYLNISETEFQTMLQDVAVMSLCSLEDPIREEESETRMSILVDDKAKNPDRKVNEFYLRDTLTKGIEKLTVKERTVVSLLYYEDLSLSEIAEVMSLSPSRISQLHSKAILRLRGTLEKNRDLLMQND, encoded by the coding sequence TTGAACGAGCGTAAAGCAGCTCAGTCGGAAACAGACCTGCTTTGGGAGCAGTGGAAAGAGTATGGCGATCCTGAAGCTAAAAAAAAGCTGATTGAGAGTTATCTCCATATTGTTGATTACGTGTCCAGCCGTCTGGCAGTAGGACTGCCCAAAAACGTCTCCAAGGACGATTTGGCCAGCAACGGTGTCATGGGACTCATTGATGCCATCGAAAAATTCGACTACAAGCGGGGGCTTCAATTCCAGACCTATGCATCGTGGCGGGTACGGGGAGCAATCCTTGATTCTCTGCGGCAAAGTGACTGGGTTCCCAGATCCGTACGCGAAAAAGCGAAAAAAATCGAGGATGCCTACCAGCAGCTGGAACAGAAGTATTTGAGATCGGTAAGTGACGATGAAATGAGCCAGTATCTGAATATTTCGGAAACGGAGTTTCAGACGATGCTGCAGGATGTCGCAGTAATGTCGCTCTGTTCATTGGAAGATCCTATACGTGAAGAAGAATCAGAGACAAGAATGTCCATTTTGGTAGATGACAAGGCCAAGAATCCGGACCGTAAAGTGAATGAGTTCTATCTGCGGGATACGCTAACCAAAGGCATCGAGAAACTAACAGTGAAAGAACGGACCGTCGTGTCCCTTTTATATTATGAGGATTTATCTTTAAGCGAGATTGCGGAAGTGATGTCACTGTCTCCTTCGCGAATCTCCCAGCTTCATTCCAAAGCTATTTTGCGGCTAAGAGGAACACTTGAGAAAAACCGGGACCTTCTAATGCAAAATGATTAA
- a CDS encoding chemotaxis protein CheW produces MAEDIKVIVFKLGTEEYGIEVEKVQTIERMMPITRVPKTYSFIKGVINLRGVVIPVIDLRGRFGIEEAEHTDQTRIIIVNVNEMEVGFIVDSANDVIDLNRDIIDVPPDVVGGIKAKYLDGVAKIGDDRLLIMLNLSEVLNKSEIVQLESLEG; encoded by the coding sequence ATGGCTGAAGATATCAAAGTAATTGTATTCAAGCTCGGCACTGAAGAATACGGCATTGAAGTAGAGAAGGTCCAGACGATTGAACGTATGATGCCGATTACCCGCGTACCGAAGACCTATTCATTTATCAAAGGTGTGATCAATCTGCGCGGTGTCGTGATTCCGGTTATCGATCTGCGTGGACGCTTCGGCATCGAGGAAGCAGAACACACGGACCAGACCCGGATTATTATCGTCAATGTGAACGAGATGGAAGTGGGCTTCATTGTCGATTCAGCCAACGATGTCATCGACTTGAACCGTGACATTATCGATGTACCGCCGGATGTTGTGGGCGGCATCAAGGCGAAGTATCTGGACGGGGTGGCCAAAATTGGGGATGACCGTCTGCTGATTATGCTCAACCTGTCTGAAGTACTGAACAAGAGTGAAATCGTGCAGCTGGAAAGCCTGGAGGGCTAG
- a CDS encoding chemotaxis protein CheA yields MDMNQYLSMFIDESNDHLQSLNESMMGLEANPEDLSIVQVIFRSAHTLKGMAATMGFEDLASLTHQMENVLDLVRNNKLRMQDFIFDTLFKSIDALESMVEDITGGGAGKADVTAIVSSLQAIVRGEVPSAGNASAEVTAAASGNASAAQVFLDEFQYSVLEQSLQEGHQVLYVDVAIRKDCQLKAVRAYMVFDLLERSGEVVKSFPSVQDIEQEKFDYGFSLYYITQKDASEIQKMILNLSEIEAVTAVALDQESLRQMGQDTAAATAEAPAPAPVQETSPAGAGNASPAASLHSKEENGKAAPARAGVAPSPSRTIRVDIERLDVLMNLFSELLIDRVRLEQLASEVQNGDLTETVEHMGRVSGDLQNIVMKLRMVPVDTVFNRFPRMIRDLAKSLDKKVDLIITGADTELDRTVIDEIGDPLVHLLRNAVDHGIESIADRIAAGKPETGTVQLRAFHSGNHVFIEIEEDGKGIYPKNVLASAVKKGVITQEQAGTMTNDEAYQLLFAPGFSTAEVISDVSGRGVGLDVVKSKISSLGGNVTIYSTPGKGTNFSVQLPLTLSIIAAMLVRLGSEKYAIPLSSIVETGIVKQSQIRTIHGNRMLEFRGSHIPLVSLSKIFSIPDYDESTEEETEIVVVRKGERLVALAVQDFIGQNEIVIKNLGKYLPEVQGISGATILGDGQVALIIDPNAFIK; encoded by the coding sequence ATGGACATGAACCAATACTTATCCATGTTTATTGATGAGTCAAATGATCATCTGCAGTCTTTGAACGAGAGCATGATGGGGCTGGAAGCGAATCCGGAGGATCTGAGTATTGTTCAGGTGATTTTCCGCTCCGCCCATACCTTGAAAGGTATGGCGGCTACAATGGGTTTTGAAGATTTGGCTTCGCTTACGCACCAAATGGAGAATGTGCTCGATCTGGTGCGCAATAACAAACTGCGGATGCAAGACTTCATTTTTGATACCCTGTTCAAAAGTATTGACGCTCTGGAATCCATGGTGGAGGATATTACCGGCGGGGGAGCGGGCAAGGCCGATGTAACAGCCATTGTCTCGTCCCTGCAGGCCATCGTACGCGGAGAGGTTCCCTCTGCCGGCAATGCTTCTGCTGAAGTCACTGCTGCTGCGTCCGGCAATGCCAGTGCGGCCCAGGTGTTCCTGGATGAATTCCAGTACTCTGTGCTGGAGCAATCCCTTCAGGAAGGTCATCAGGTGCTGTATGTGGATGTGGCGATCCGCAAGGACTGTCAGCTCAAAGCCGTACGTGCCTACATGGTCTTCGACCTTCTGGAGCGTTCAGGAGAAGTCGTGAAATCCTTCCCTTCGGTTCAGGACATAGAGCAGGAGAAATTCGATTACGGATTCTCCCTCTACTACATAACCCAAAAGGATGCAAGTGAAATTCAGAAGATGATTCTGAATCTGTCGGAGATTGAAGCAGTTACCGCTGTGGCGCTTGATCAGGAGTCACTTCGCCAAATGGGACAAGATACTGCAGCAGCTACCGCCGAAGCGCCCGCTCCGGCTCCGGTGCAGGAGACTTCTCCCGCAGGTGCCGGTAATGCTTCCCCTGCGGCTTCTCTGCATTCCAAGGAAGAGAACGGCAAAGCTGCCCCGGCCCGGGCAGGAGTAGCGCCGTCGCCTTCCCGGACCATCCGTGTTGATATTGAGCGGCTGGATGTGCTGATGAATCTGTTCAGTGAGCTGCTGATTGACCGTGTCCGGCTGGAGCAGTTGGCCTCAGAGGTGCAGAACGGTGATCTTACCGAAACGGTCGAGCATATGGGCCGGGTGAGCGGAGATTTGCAAAATATAGTCATGAAGCTCCGTATGGTTCCGGTAGATACCGTATTTAACCGGTTCCCGCGGATGATCCGTGATCTGGCGAAATCGCTGGACAAGAAGGTGGATTTAATCATCACAGGAGCCGATACGGAGCTCGACCGTACGGTGATTGATGAGATTGGCGATCCGCTGGTGCATCTGCTGCGCAATGCGGTTGACCACGGGATAGAATCTATTGCAGACCGGATTGCGGCTGGGAAGCCGGAGACCGGGACCGTCCAGCTCCGGGCCTTCCATAGCGGCAATCATGTGTTCATCGAGATTGAAGAGGATGGCAAGGGCATCTATCCGAAGAATGTCTTAGCCTCTGCTGTCAAAAAGGGTGTGATTACCCAAGAGCAGGCGGGCACGATGACAAATGACGAAGCGTACCAGTTGCTCTTTGCGCCTGGATTCAGTACAGCTGAGGTCATCTCTGACGTATCGGGTCGGGGCGTGGGTCTCGATGTGGTCAAATCCAAAATCTCTTCCCTGGGCGGCAATGTCACCATCTATTCAACACCGGGCAAAGGTACGAATTTCTCCGTTCAGCTTCCGCTGACCCTGTCGATCATTGCAGCGATGCTGGTGCGGCTTGGCTCAGAGAAATATGCCATTCCGCTCTCTTCCATCGTAGAGACAGGAATTGTGAAGCAATCCCAGATCCGCACCATTCACGGCAACCGGATGCTGGAGTTCCGGGGAAGCCATATTCCGCTGGTCTCCTTGAGCAAGATCTTCTCCATTCCCGACTACGATGAAAGCACGGAAGAGGAGACGGAGATTGTTGTTGTCCGCAAAGGAGAACGGCTGGTTGCCTTGGCTGTGCAGGACTTCATTGGCCAGAACGAAATCGTAATCAAGAACCTCGGCAAGTATCTCCCAGAGGTGCAGGGAATTTCAGGAGCCACAATTCTTGGAGACGGACAGGTAGCGCTTATTATCGATCCGAATGCTTTTATCAAATAA
- the frr gene encoding ribosome recycling factor, whose translation MPQSVKKNAEERMEKAILSLKRDLATLRAGRASTSLLDRIQVEYYGAPTPINQLANISTPDSRTLLIQPWDKTSMSDIERAIMKSDIGITPANDGTIIRLSIPPLTEERRSELVKFTKKFGEEAKVAIRNIRRDANDDIKKMEKNGISEDESHGHQEDIQKTTDKFIAEVDKVLLSKEKEIMEV comes from the coding sequence ATGCCACAATCGGTTAAGAAAAATGCCGAAGAGCGTATGGAAAAAGCGATTCTCTCGCTGAAACGCGACTTGGCAACGCTGCGGGCAGGACGCGCTTCGACGTCGCTGCTGGATCGCATCCAGGTTGAATATTACGGTGCTCCAACTCCGATCAATCAGCTGGCTAACATCAGCACACCGGATTCCCGGACCCTGCTGATCCAGCCGTGGGACAAAACCTCAATGTCAGACATCGAGCGGGCAATTATGAAATCCGACATCGGGATTACACCTGCTAATGACGGTACGATTATCCGCCTGTCGATTCCTCCGCTTACCGAAGAACGCCGCAGCGAACTGGTGAAGTTCACCAAGAAGTTCGGTGAAGAAGCTAAGGTAGCGATCCGCAACATCCGCCGCGATGCCAACGATGACATCAAGAAGATGGAGAAGAACGGCATTTCAGAAGATGAATCCCATGGGCATCAGGAAGATATCCAGAAAACAACGGATAAGTTCATAGCTGAAGTCGACAAAGTGCTCTTGTCCAAAGAAAAAGAGATTATGGAAGTATAA
- the tsf gene encoding translation elongation factor Ts has protein sequence MAVDAKAVKELRERTGAGMLDCKKALEEANNDITKAAELLREKGLSAAANKAGRIATEGTVESYIHAGGRIGVLVEINCETDFVGKTDSFKEFARDIAMQIAAANPLYVRREEVPSADVEKEKEILKAQALNEGKPEKIVEKMVEGRISKFYEEYCLMEQSFVKDPDKTISQLLNEKISTIGENITIRRFVRFELGEGLEKKVDNFVEEVMAQVKQ, from the coding sequence ATGGCAGTAGATGCAAAAGCAGTGAAGGAACTTCGCGAAAGAACAGGGGCAGGAATGCTCGATTGTAAGAAAGCTCTGGAAGAAGCAAACAACGATATCACCAAAGCAGCTGAGTTGCTTCGTGAAAAAGGTTTGTCCGCAGCAGCCAACAAAGCAGGACGTATTGCTACTGAAGGTACTGTAGAGTCCTATATCCACGCTGGCGGCCGTATTGGCGTTCTGGTAGAAATCAACTGCGAAACTGACTTCGTAGGCAAAACGGATTCCTTCAAAGAATTCGCACGCGATATCGCTATGCAAATCGCAGCAGCGAACCCGCTGTATGTTCGCCGTGAAGAAGTACCTTCTGCAGACGTGGAGAAGGAAAAGGAAATTCTTAAGGCACAAGCGCTGAACGAAGGCAAGCCTGAGAAGATCGTTGAAAAAATGGTGGAAGGCCGCATCAGCAAGTTCTATGAAGAATACTGCCTGATGGAGCAATCCTTCGTTAAAGACCCGGACAAGACAATCTCTCAGCTGCTGAATGAAAAAATCAGCACAATTGGCGAGAACATCACAATCCGCCGCTTCGTTCGTTTCGAACTGGGTGAAGGTCTTGAGAAGAAAGTCGATAACTTCGTAGAAGAAGTTATGGCACAAGTGAAACAATAA